A part of Candidatus Electrothrix aestuarii genomic DNA contains:
- a CDS encoding MoxR family ATPase has translation MNEAPLQQLQEVLKRARQEIGKVIIGQQEIIDRALIAVFTSSHALIEGVPGVGKTLLVRTIGRVLGCETNRIQFTPDLMPTDITGTNIYNLQKQSFDLVKGPIFTTFLLADEINRAPAKTQSALLQAMQEHQVSIDRDTHTLSPNFTVFATQNPVEYEGTYPLPEAQKDRFMLKISMNEPNRDDELQLAGRILGKDSPEQVLASDAVRPALSEKHLVPCKKLFEQVMIKEELIAYVVDLVRATRSHESIMVGAGPRATQALLLASRAAAALDGRDFVVPDDIKDLSAPVMEHRLVLRPEFEIEGLTPGEVVSDILRQVEVPK, from the coding sequence ATGAATGAAGCACCATTACAGCAACTGCAGGAGGTCCTGAAACGAGCCAGACAGGAAATCGGCAAGGTAATTATCGGCCAGCAAGAGATCATTGACCGGGCTCTCATCGCCGTTTTCACCAGCAGCCATGCCCTCATAGAAGGCGTTCCCGGTGTGGGCAAAACCCTCCTGGTCAGAACCATCGGACGGGTGCTGGGCTGCGAAACCAACCGCATTCAGTTCACTCCAGATCTGATGCCCACGGATATCACTGGCACCAACATCTATAACCTGCAAAAGCAGAGTTTTGATCTGGTCAAGGGGCCGATTTTCACCACCTTTCTCCTGGCCGACGAAATCAACCGGGCCCCGGCCAAGACCCAGTCCGCCCTGCTCCAAGCCATGCAGGAACACCAGGTCTCCATTGATCGGGACACCCATACCCTTTCTCCCAATTTCACGGTCTTTGCCACCCAGAATCCCGTAGAGTACGAAGGAACCTACCCCCTTCCCGAGGCCCAAAAGGACCGCTTCATGCTCAAAATCAGCATGAACGAACCAAACCGGGATGATGAGCTGCAACTTGCCGGACGCATCCTTGGCAAAGACAGTCCGGAGCAGGTGTTAGCAAGCGATGCCGTCCGACCGGCCCTTTCTGAAAAGCACCTCGTTCCCTGCAAAAAACTCTTTGAACAGGTGATGATCAAAGAAGAGTTGATTGCTTATGTGGTTGACTTAGTCCGGGCCACCCGCAGCCATGAGAGCATTATGGTGGGTGCCGGGCCACGGGCCACCCAGGCCCTGCTTCTGGCCTCCCGGGCTGCGGCAGCCCTTGACGGACGCGACTTTGTTGTACCAGACGATATCAAAGATCTTTCCGCCCCGGTCATGGAGCACAGGCTGGTCCTGCGCCCAGAGTTTGAAATCGAAGGCCTGACACCGGGAGAGGTGGTGTCTGATATTCTCCGGCAGGTTGAGGTGCCCAAGTAG